The Streptomyces sp. NBC_00670 genome window below encodes:
- the kynU gene encoding kynureninase — MSESAVSEQAGSELSARAEKLDAEDELAPLRARFVLETPDGTPGGAAVYLDGNSLGALPVGVAERVDDVVRREWGALRIRSWEESGWWTAPERVGDRIAPLVGAAPGQIVVGDSTSVNVFKALVGAVRLARGGAGRGAAADRDQERDRNRDRDRDRDEILVDATTFPTDGYIAASAARLTGCTLRPVAPADVPAALGEGGDRTAAVLLNHVDYRTGRLHDLPALTAAVHAAGAVAVWDLCHSAGALPVGLDAHGVDLAVGCTYKFLNGGPGAPAFLYVRRELQERFDSPLPGWNSHVRPFGMRPEYEPAPGALRGRVGTPDILSMLALEAALDVWEGVRIEAVRAKSLALTDFFLRCVGTYLPAGRVESVTPAAHTERGSQVALRCPDAEEVMRRLIARGVVGDFRAPDVLRFGFTPLYLGFADVERAARVLAEVVAEADAAEPPPSHPA, encoded by the coding sequence ATGTCTGAGTCCGCGGTGTCCGAGCAAGCCGGGTCCGAGCTGTCCGCGCGCGCCGAGAAGCTGGACGCCGAGGACGAACTGGCCCCCCTGCGCGCCAGGTTCGTCCTCGAAACCCCCGACGGGACGCCGGGCGGCGCCGCCGTCTATCTCGACGGCAACTCGCTCGGCGCGCTCCCCGTCGGCGTCGCCGAGCGCGTCGACGACGTCGTACGCCGGGAGTGGGGCGCGCTGCGGATCCGCTCCTGGGAGGAGAGCGGCTGGTGGACGGCGCCGGAGCGGGTCGGCGACCGGATCGCCCCGCTGGTGGGTGCGGCACCCGGCCAGATCGTGGTGGGCGACTCGACCAGCGTGAACGTCTTCAAGGCGCTGGTGGGAGCGGTACGGCTGGCGCGGGGCGGCGCCGGCCGCGGCGCGGCCGCGGACAGGGACCAGGAGCGGGACCGGAACCGGGACCGGGACCGGGACCGGGACGAGATCCTGGTGGACGCCACCACCTTCCCCACCGACGGCTACATCGCCGCGTCCGCCGCCCGGCTGACCGGCTGCACCCTCCGCCCGGTCGCCCCGGCCGACGTCCCCGCGGCTCTCGGCGAGGGCGGCGACCGCACGGCCGCGGTGCTGCTGAACCACGTCGACTACCGCACCGGCCGGCTGCACGACCTGCCGGCGCTGACCGCCGCCGTGCACGCGGCGGGCGCGGTCGCCGTCTGGGACCTGTGCCACAGCGCGGGCGCGCTGCCGGTCGGCCTCGACGCGCACGGCGTGGACCTCGCGGTCGGCTGCACGTACAAGTTCCTCAACGGCGGGCCGGGCGCACCGGCGTTCCTGTACGTCCGCCGGGAGCTCCAGGAACGCTTCGACTCGCCGCTGCCCGGCTGGAACTCGCACGTACGTCCGTTCGGGATGCGGCCGGAGTACGAGCCGGCGCCCGGTGCCCTGCGCGGCCGGGTCGGCACCCCCGACATCCTGTCCATGCTCGCCCTGGAGGCGGCGCTGGACGTGTGGGAGGGGGTGCGGATCGAGGCGGTGCGCGCCAAGTCGCTGGCGTTGACGGACTTCTTCCTGCGCTGCGTCGGAACGTATCTGCCGGCGGGCCGGGTGGAGTCCGTGACCCCGGCCGCGCACACGGAGCGCGGCAGCCAGGTGGCGCTGCGCTGCCCGGACGCGGAGGAGGTGATGCGGCGGCTGATCGCCCGGGGTGTGGTCGGCGACTTCCGCGCCCCGGACGTCCTGCGCTTCGGGTTCACCCCGCTGTACCTCGGCTTCGCCGATGTGGAGCGGGCGGCCCGGGTGCTGGCGGAGGTCGTGGCGGAGGCGGACGCGGCGGAACCGCCCCCCTCTCACCCAGCGTGA
- a CDS encoding tryptophan 2,3-dioxygenase family protein — translation MSQPAHEPHEPETPHLDFDGTTPYEDYVRADVLTHLQHPLSEDPGEMVFLVTTQVMELWFTVIVHEWETAAHALRSADDVPTAIAALKRSIRELEALNASWTPLAHLTPAQFNSYRSALGEGSGFQSAMYRRLEFLLGEKSASLLVPHRGAPRVHAELEKALHEPSLYDEVVRLLARRGHAIPESVLHRGVSLRYEPSAEVEQAWTAVYAGDPEDELARLGETLTDVAELVWRWRNDHLVATRRAMGAKAGTGGSAGVAWLEKRARHNVFPELWTARSHV, via the coding sequence ATGTCCCAACCGGCTCACGAGCCCCACGAGCCCGAGACCCCGCATCTCGACTTCGACGGCACGACCCCCTACGAGGACTACGTCCGGGCCGACGTGCTCACCCACCTCCAGCACCCCCTCTCCGAGGACCCCGGCGAGATGGTCTTCCTGGTCACGACCCAGGTCATGGAGCTGTGGTTCACGGTGATCGTCCACGAGTGGGAGACCGCCGCGCACGCCCTGCGCAGCGCGGACGACGTCCCCACCGCGATCGCCGCGCTCAAGCGTTCGATACGGGAGCTGGAGGCGCTCAACGCCTCCTGGACCCCGCTCGCGCACCTCACCCCGGCGCAGTTCAACTCGTACCGTTCCGCCCTCGGCGAGGGCTCCGGCTTCCAGTCGGCGATGTACCGGCGCCTGGAGTTCCTGCTCGGCGAGAAGTCCGCGTCCCTGCTGGTCCCGCACCGGGGCGCGCCCCGCGTCCACGCCGAGCTGGAGAAGGCGCTGCACGAGCCGAGCCTCTACGACGAGGTGGTGCGGTTGCTGGCCCGCCGGGGCCACGCGATCCCGGAGTCCGTGCTCCACCGTGGCGTGTCGCTGCGCTACGAGCCGTCCGCCGAGGTCGAGCAGGCCTGGACGGCCGTCTACGCGGGCGACCCGGAGGACGAGCTCGCCCGCCTCGGCGAGACGCTGACCGATGTCGCCGAGCTGGTGTGGCGCTGGCGCAACGACCACCTCGTCGCCACCCGGCGCGCCATGGGCGCCAAGGCCGGCACGGGCGGCTCGGCAGGCGTCGCCTGGCTGGAGAAGCGCGCGCGCCACAACGTCTTCCCCGAGCTGTGGACGGCGAGGTCCCATGTCTGA